From the genome of Leptolyngbyaceae cyanobacterium:
TTTTCTGTAATTTACCGGAGAAAAGTAGAGTCACTTAGTACTTGGTTTTTCGATCGCAGAAGTTGTTCTCAGTAGAATTTAGAGTTAACTTCTTTAATGACTACATCTGTCCGTCGATAGATTTCGTTCATATTTAAAAAATTTATTAATTTCTACACTTGGATACTAAGGTTATAGTACCCAGGAGTTCGATAAAACCTATCACTTTCAAGAAAACGAGCTCTTTTTAGAGAGTGGGAGAGCAGATGGAAGGGGAAGTAGGAGAGATGAGGGGAATTACTGAATTTTTAGATTCGTAGTTTGTAGTGACGGCTAAAGTCGAATGTCACTAAGTTTAGTCTGAGAAAGATGAGAAGGAGGCTGGAGTCTCTTGTCCCAATACTGTTCGGGTTTTGGGTAGGGGCGTTCGCGTAGCGTGCCGTAGGCATCAGCATTCGGGCAACAATTTATTGTTGAAACCCTAGATTTTCTGTCCGAATGCGAGAGTCACTACAAAATACTGGAGTTCACACCCAGGCCGGCTTTCAACTATTGGACATGATATGAGAAAAAATAAAATGCGATCGCTCTGGTGAAAAATCAAAAAAATAGGTGGGCAACCGCCCACCCTACATAAAGCGAAAAGTCCCATTAAAACTTGTTTAGGTCGATTCCCGCTTCTTTAGCCATTGCTGCCAAACCTTTGCTTTCCAAGGTTTTGATTGCTTTGGTGGAAAGGCGCAACTTCACCCAGCGATTTCCTTGTGCCCACCATAACCTTTTCCATTGCAAGTTAGCTTCTTGCAGCTTTTTAGTACGACGGTGAGAGTGAGAAACGGCATAAGCGTTATTAGCTTTTTTGCCTGTTAGTTGACATACGCGGGACATAGCGATCTCCAGGTTTTAGTCTTTTATGTGCAATCTATTATTGTACTGAATTAATAATCCAGAATGGGTGAAGATAAATTATGGGTGAGACCCTTGCGATCGGGAAACTCGACCAAATCAGGTTTACAGTTCGATCGAGTTAACCTCAGAAACCCGGTTTCTTCAAGAAACCGGGTTTCTAGACACCAAGTATAGTGTCTTAAGCAATAGCCCGTTCGGTTAAGCGCGTCAATACTTGATTAGAACGTTCTACAAAGGCTTTCATACCATCGGCGTTAAAACCTTTTTGGGCCATTAGTGCCAAATCGTAGACGTGATGGCAAATCATGTTCGCTAACTCGCTACTGGGAGATTGACCTTCACCTTGAACGATGCTGCCTTGACTCAAACTCGCTAGATTTTGGATCAGGGGGTGAGCAGTGTTCACGACTAGAGTGTGTTCTTCTGGGAATTGCACGCTTTGCTGTTGCAATAAAGCGCTCATTTCTTGCAAGCGGCGCAAGAATTCTGGCAGTAACACCATTGCGGGAGGCGTTCCTTGGGGGTCATCTGATTTGAGCGCTTCTGTCCGAATGGTTACTTTTGGCTTGTTGAGTGCTTTCTCGAAGATTTCTTTAATCGTTTCGCTGCGAGTTTTGTTGGTTTTGGGGTCAACGATTTCGTTAGCTTTATCTTGTTCGAGCAAGCTTTGGTCTAGTTCTGCGTCTACGCGAGAGAACTTTACCTCTGGATGCTCCCGCTCTAGGAATGAGATAAAGTGGGAGTCGATGAAGGAGTCCATAAATAGGACTTCCAAACCTTGTTTTTTGTGTAGTTCTACGTAAGTAGCTTGAGCATTTTCGTCGTTACAGTAAAAAACTCGGTTTTCATGCCGTGGTTTGTTACGTTCTAAGTATTCTTGCAGGGTAGTGTATGTTTTACCTTCCCCATCTTTGTTAACTGCTGGGGGAGTAACATCTTGCCAAGCATCTCCTTCGGAAGTTTGCACTTGTACGCTGGTGGCTGCACTTTCTGAGGTTTGCTCTTGGGGTTGGTAGCTGGTGCGATAGATAAGTATATCTTCGACTTGCTTTTTGAACTTGTCGTCGTTCATACAGCCGAATTTAACGAAGGTGCCGATATCTTTCCAGCAGGTGATATATTCGGCGCGGCTGTCGCGATAGAGTTCTTTTAAGCGATCGCCTACTTTCTTGGCTACGAAGTCGGCTATTTTGCGAACGGTGCGATCCATTTGCAGCGCACTGCGAGAAACGTTGAGGGGAATATCCGGACTATCGATGACTCCCCGCATTGCCAGCAAGAATTTGGGCATGATTTCTTCGCAGTTGTCGCTGACGAAGACTTGGTTGCAGAATAATTTGATCTGTCCTTTGGTTACGTCTACTTCCGGTTTGAGTTTGGGGAAGAAGAGAATGCCGTTGATTTGGAAGGGATAGTCGGTGTTGAGGTGTACCCACAGCAGGGGGTCTTCTTGGAAAGGATAGAGATAGCGGTAAAATTCTAGGTAATCTTCTTTGTTGAGATCTCTAGGAGATTGTCTCCATACTGCCTTTTGCTTGTTGATTACTTCGCCGTCAAGTTCGATCGCTACTGGCATAAAATCGCAGTAGGTTTTCACCAATTGCCGAATCCGGGTAGGTTCGAGGTATTCTGCTTCTTCTTCTTGCAGGGTGAGGGTGACGGTGGTTCCGCGATCGCTACGAGATGAATCTTCTAAAGTGAAGGTGGGGGAACCGTCGCAAGACCAATGTACTGCTGTGGCTCCTTCTTGGTAAGAAAGAGTGTCGATCTCGACTTTTTGAGCCACCATGAAGGAGGAGTAAAAGCCCAAACCGAAGTGCCCAATAATTGCTTCGCTGTTGCCTTGATACTTTTGGATAAATTCTTCGGCACTAGAGAAGGCGACTTGGTTGATGTATTTCTTGACTTCTTCAGCTGTCATGCCGATGCCATTATCGCTGACAGAAAGAGTTTTTTTATCTTTGTCAATAGCAATTTGAATTTTTGGTTCGCCGATCTCTCCCTTGAGTTCGCCGGAGTGACTAACCATTTTCAGCTTTTGGATGGCATCCACGGCGTTGGAGATCAATTCCCGCAGGAAAACTTCGTGTCCGGAGTAAAGGGACTTCTTGATGATCGGGAAAATATTCTCGGTATGAATAGTAATCGTGCCTTGTTCCAGCATGGTCATAGGTTAGCGCAAGTTGTATATACTATCTCCAAGATAGATTGTGCGCTTTAGCTAAAGCGCTCGGCAAGGCATAAATTTTTATTTGCCAAAGGGATTACCCCCAGTACAGATTCGGATTTCCCTACTTTATAAAATTGGTGGATTAACAGCAAACACGGCTTTATTGTTTTTTTTCAACTGCAAAAAACCAGTGATAGGGGTGGAGAGGGTCTTGATAGTCTCTTTTGAGATTCAAGCCTAATTTTTTAATGGTGTCTATAAAACGTTTTTTGGGATAGCCTTTCATTCCTAGCTCCCAACAA
Proteins encoded in this window:
- the rpmB gene encoding 50S ribosomal protein L28; the protein is MSRVCQLTGKKANNAYAVSHSHRRTKKLQEANLQWKRLWWAQGNRWVKLRLSTKAIKTLESKGLAAMAKEAGIDLNKF
- the htpG gene encoding molecular chaperone HtpG; its protein translation is MTMLEQGTITIHTENIFPIIKKSLYSGHEVFLRELISNAVDAIQKLKMVSHSGELKGEIGEPKIQIAIDKDKKTLSVSDNGIGMTAEEVKKYINQVAFSSAEEFIQKYQGNSEAIIGHFGLGFYSSFMVAQKVEIDTLSYQEGATAVHWSCDGSPTFTLEDSSRSDRGTTVTLTLQEEEAEYLEPTRIRQLVKTYCDFMPVAIELDGEVINKQKAVWRQSPRDLNKEDYLEFYRYLYPFQEDPLLWVHLNTDYPFQINGILFFPKLKPEVDVTKGQIKLFCNQVFVSDNCEEIMPKFLLAMRGVIDSPDIPLNVSRSALQMDRTVRKIADFVAKKVGDRLKELYRDSRAEYITCWKDIGTFVKFGCMNDDKFKKQVEDILIYRTSYQPQEQTSESAATSVQVQTSEGDAWQDVTPPAVNKDGEGKTYTTLQEYLERNKPRHENRVFYCNDENAQATYVELHKKQGLEVLFMDSFIDSHFISFLEREHPEVKFSRVDAELDQSLLEQDKANEIVDPKTNKTRSETIKEIFEKALNKPKVTIRTEALKSDDPQGTPPAMVLLPEFLRRLQEMSALLQQQSVQFPEEHTLVVNTAHPLIQNLASLSQGSIVQGEGQSPSSELANMICHHVYDLALMAQKGFNADGMKAFVERSNQVLTRLTERAIA